The following proteins are encoded in a genomic region of Saccharopolyspora antimicrobica:
- a CDS encoding lysophospholipid acyltransferase family protein, whose product MLYWVMKHILLGPLMKLFCRPKVEGVEHVPTRGSAILVSNHLAVADSFFMPLMMPRRVTFLAKREYFTGKGVKGKFKKYFFSGVGQVPIDRSSGAAAQAALDTGVRLLREGKLLGVYPEGTRSPDGRLYKGKTGVARMALESGAPVIPIAMFGTDRVNPIGSKMWYPHKVVVKVGPPLDFSRYEGMAGDRFVERSITDEIMYALMELSGQEYVDVYAAKVKDEMTAQGKQVAGWKPRPGGRVPESKAG is encoded by the coding sequence GTGTTGTACTGGGTGATGAAGCACATTCTGCTCGGGCCCTTGATGAAGCTGTTCTGCCGCCCGAAGGTCGAAGGCGTCGAGCACGTGCCCACCCGGGGCAGCGCGATCCTGGTCAGCAACCACCTCGCGGTCGCCGACTCGTTCTTCATGCCGCTGATGATGCCGCGGCGGGTCACCTTCCTGGCCAAGCGCGAGTACTTCACCGGCAAGGGCGTGAAGGGCAAGTTCAAGAAGTACTTCTTCTCCGGTGTCGGCCAGGTCCCGATCGACCGCTCCAGCGGCGCCGCCGCGCAGGCCGCGCTGGACACCGGGGTCCGGTTGCTGCGCGAGGGCAAGCTGCTCGGCGTCTACCCGGAGGGCACCCGCTCACCGGACGGCCGGCTGTACAAGGGCAAGACCGGGGTGGCGCGGATGGCGCTGGAATCCGGTGCGCCGGTGATCCCGATCGCGATGTTCGGCACCGACCGGGTCAACCCGATCGGCTCGAAGATGTGGTATCCGCACAAGGTCGTGGTCAAGGTCGGGCCGCCGCTGGACTTCTCCCGCTACGAGGGGATGGCGGGCGACCGGTTCGTGGAGCGCTCCATCACCGACGAGATCATGTACGCGCTGATGGAGCTGTCCGGCCAGGAGTACGTGGACGTCTACGCGGCCAAGGTCAAGGACGAGATGACCGCGCAGGGCAAGCAGGTCGCGGGCTGGAAGCCCCGCCCGGGCGGCCGGGTGCCCGAGTCGAAGGCGGGCTGA